Sequence from the Deltaproteobacteria bacterium genome:
GTAGGCGCGCGTCGGATCGCCGCGCACCATCCGGTCGAGCTCCTGCGCGTCCTCCCCGACCAGGATCCGCCACTCGCCCCGGCGCACGCCGTCGAGGATGATCGTGGCGGCAGCGGCCGCGCTGAGCGGGGCCTTGTCGCGGAAGTCGTCGGCCATCTGCTGGAGGCCGGCGCGGAGCAGGTCGTCGGGGATCCCGTCGGCGGGCAGGCCCTGGCGCTTCAGCCGCTCGCGGATCGGGACCAGGTCCTCGGCGGTCATCTCCTTCGGGCTCGGCCGGCCCAACACCGCGGCGCTGTTGCTGACGATCGAGGTGCCGATGTGGCCGGGCATCACGACCGAGACCTTCACGTGGGGGGCGTTCACGCGCAGGTCCGTGATCAGCGCCTCCGAGAAGCCCTTCACCGCGAACTTCGCGGCGCTGTAGGCGGTGTGCGGGATCCCGAGCCCGAGGCTCGCCCAGAAGCCGTTGACGGAGCTCGTGTTGACCAGGTGCGCCCCGGGGCTCGCGACGAGCGCGGGCAGGAAGGCGCGCGTGCAGTGGTAGACGCCGCCCCAGCACACCGCGAAGGTCTTGTCCCACTCGGCGCGGTCGTCGGTGACGAGGCTGCCGCCGCCCCCGATGCCGGCGTTGTTGAAGAGCAGGTGGACGTGGCCGGTCGCGTGCGCCGCGAGCGCCGCGTCGCGGAAGGCCAGCACCTGCCGCTCGTCCGAGACGTCGCAGGGATGGGCCGTCACGCGGGTGCCGGCGGGTGCGGCGCGCTCGCACTGCGCCTTCGTCTCGCCCATGTGCTCGGCCGACACGTCGCAGATCGCCACGTGGCAGCCCTCGGCGGCGAGCTGCTTCGCGAGCTCGCGGCCCATCCCGGAGCCGCCCCCC
This genomic interval carries:
- a CDS encoding SDR family oxidoreductase, producing MQEFRDRIAVVTGGGSGMGRELAKQLAAEGCHVAICDVSAEHMGETKAQCERAAPAGTRVTAHPCDVSDERQVLAFRDAALAAHATGHVHLLFNNAGIGGGGSLVTDDRAEWDKTFAVCWGGVYHCTRAFLPALVASPGAHLVNTSSVNGFWASLGLGIPHTAYSAAKFAVKGFSEALITDLRVNAPHVKVSVVMPGHIGTSIVSNSAAVLGRPSPKEMTAEDLVPIRERLKRQGLPADGIPDDLLRAGLQQMADDFRDKAPLSAAAAATIILDGVRRGEWRILVGEDAQELDRMVRGDPTRAYDESFLEELRRRGVFGALRVGG